One Tunturibacter gelidoferens genomic region harbors:
- the allB gene encoding allantoinase AllB produces MAHAFLSKRIVTPQGTQPGALLVEDGTIRAVCRPSEVPTDAIVHDCGDDALLPGLVDTHVHINQPGRTEWEGFRTATRAAAAGGYTTLIDMPLNCLPETTTVAALEEKREAAQGECFVDWAPWGGAVADNQQHILPLAQAGVLGFKCFLIYPGCDGFTMIDQQQLEAALPSIAQSGLPLLVHAELAAPIDAATQSLRNADWRQYQTYLASRPDEAELQAIRLMIRLCRQYDFRLHIVHLSTALALAELTSARKEGLPITVETCPHYLHFAAEEIPDGATLLKCAPPIRSRENQRGLWRGLRDGTIDMIVTDHSPCPPEMKRTDTGRFDQAWGGIASLSLAFSVIHTNCTHRGHTLEDIARWMSAAPAALAGLTHQAGALQSGRDANFVVFDTEAEFTVTPDKLHYRHTISPYMGETLRGLVKATYLRGEPAYVEGAFAPTPQGREVKL; encoded by the coding sequence ATGGCACATGCCTTTCTCTCCAAACGCATCGTCACCCCACAGGGCACACAACCCGGCGCGCTCCTCGTAGAGGACGGAACAATACGCGCCGTATGCCGCCCGTCCGAGGTACCCACCGACGCCATCGTTCACGACTGCGGCGACGATGCTCTCCTTCCCGGGCTGGTGGATACACACGTCCACATCAACCAGCCGGGACGTACCGAATGGGAGGGTTTCCGCACTGCGACCCGTGCAGCCGCAGCGGGAGGCTACACCACCCTGATCGACATGCCGCTGAACTGTCTCCCCGAGACCACCACCGTAGCCGCACTCGAAGAGAAGCGCGAAGCCGCACAAGGAGAGTGTTTCGTAGACTGGGCACCGTGGGGCGGAGCCGTCGCGGACAATCAGCAGCACATCCTCCCTCTAGCGCAAGCCGGAGTCCTCGGCTTCAAATGCTTTCTCATCTACCCCGGCTGCGACGGCTTCACAATGATCGACCAGCAACAACTGGAAGCCGCGCTGCCATCGATCGCGCAGTCAGGCCTCCCTCTTCTCGTACACGCCGAACTGGCTGCCCCGATCGACGCTGCGACCCAGTCACTGCGCAACGCAGACTGGCGCCAATACCAAACCTATCTCGCTTCGCGCCCCGACGAAGCCGAACTCCAGGCCATTCGCCTGATGATCCGGCTCTGCCGCCAATACGACTTCCGCCTGCACATCGTTCACCTCTCCACCGCGCTCGCTCTGGCCGAGCTGACCTCCGCCCGCAAAGAAGGCCTCCCAATCACAGTCGAAACCTGCCCTCACTATCTGCACTTCGCCGCAGAAGAGATCCCCGACGGTGCAACCCTGCTCAAGTGCGCGCCACCCATTCGCAGCAGGGAAAACCAACGAGGGCTCTGGCGCGGTCTTCGCGATGGAACCATCGACATGATCGTCACCGACCACTCCCCCTGCCCGCCCGAGATGAAGCGCACAGACACTGGCCGCTTCGATCAGGCCTGGGGCGGTATCGCCAGCCTGTCCCTTGCGTTCTCGGTCATCCACACGAACTGCACTCATCGCGGCCACACGCTCGAAGACATCGCGCGCTGGATGAGCGCAGCACCTGCAGCTCTCGCCGGTCTTACTCATCAGGCAGGCGCACTGCAATCCGGCCGTGACGCCAACTTCGTTGTCTTCGACACCGAGGCAGAGTTCACCGTAACTCCCGACAAACTACACTATCGCCACACCATTTCACCGTACATGGGGGAGACGCTGCGCGGCCTGGTAAAGGCCACCTATCTGCGAGGAGAGCCAGCTTACGTTGAAGGCGCCTTCGCCCCCACGCCTCAGGGCCGTGAGGTCAAGTTATAG
- the uraD gene encoding 2-oxo-4-hydroxy-4-carboxy-5-ureidoimidazoline decarboxylase, with protein sequence MNKVLARWNSLDPTIAAREALPCCGSHAWAEALASARPIADEASLLETSAAIWLNLPEQAWQEAFDSHPRIGQKHAQTQTTEESLRWSAQEQHAAHSDDHAAKLALDAANRLYERRFGRIFIVCASGKKSAEILAILESRMQNDAATELHEAAEQQRQITQLRLHRWLESE encoded by the coding sequence ATGAACAAAGTTCTGGCCCGATGGAATTCGCTCGACCCCACCATTGCCGCCCGCGAGGCTCTCCCCTGCTGCGGCTCCCATGCGTGGGCAGAGGCATTGGCATCCGCGCGCCCAATCGCCGACGAAGCTTCCCTCCTCGAAACCTCCGCCGCCATCTGGCTTAATCTTCCGGAGCAGGCATGGCAGGAGGCGTTCGACAGCCATCCCCGCATTGGCCAAAAGCATGCGCAGACCCAGACAACCGAAGAGTCTCTGCGCTGGTCGGCACAGGAGCAACACGCAGCTCACTCCGACGACCATGCTGCCAAACTGGCTCTCGACGCAGCGAACCGTCTCTACGAACGGCGCTTCGGCAGAATCTTCATTGTCTGCGCCTCAGGCAAGAAATCCGCGGAGATCCTCGCCATCCTTGAAAGCAGAATGCAAAACGACGCGGCCACAGAGCTACATGAAGCAGCCGAACAACAACGCCAGATCACACAGCTTCGTCTTCATCGCTGGCTGGAGTCGGAGTGA
- the uraH gene encoding hydroxyisourate hydrolase, with protein MGISTHILDTALGRPATGVPITLARLTDGEWSSLNVAITDADGRCKHLLPATEALQPGIYRVHFETIAYYNQHQLSGLYPYIEIVFTVTEGEQHYHIPLLLTANGYTTYRGS; from the coding sequence ATGGGCATCTCCACACATATTCTCGACACAGCCCTGGGACGGCCAGCCACAGGCGTCCCCATCACCCTCGCTCGCCTGACAGACGGGGAGTGGTCGTCCCTCAACGTAGCAATCACCGACGCCGACGGTCGCTGCAAACATCTCCTTCCTGCAACCGAAGCCCTGCAGCCGGGCATATATCGCGTTCACTTCGAAACCATCGCCTACTACAACCAGCATCAGCTGAGCGGCCTCTATCCATATATCGAAATCGTCTTTACAGTCACCGAAGGCGAGCAGCACTACCACATCCCGCTACTTCTGACTGCGAACGGCTACACCACCTATCGAGGAAGCTGA
- the pucL gene encoding factor-independent urate hydroxylase: MIELAENRYGKSRVRLMKVTRHAHGHDLREWTVQVLLKGDFETAHLDGDNSKILPTDTMKNTVYSLARTSKATAMEDYAKELVDFLLGRNPQVSSASVRIESIMWKRLTVDGEPHPSAFMRGSGELQTTSVERAQGGNFHILSGLDNLVLLKTANSGFEGYIKDSLTTLSETKDRLFGTAVTAEWHYTSPDLDFDAVRTNLREAMLRTFANHNSKSVQQTLYAMAESALEAVPAINEIEITMPNKHCLLVDLSRFNQDNPNEIFVPTDEPHGYIEARVRRKS, from the coding sequence ATGATTGAGCTGGCTGAAAATCGTTACGGAAAATCCCGCGTCCGCCTGATGAAGGTGACCCGCCACGCTCACGGCCACGACCTGCGCGAATGGACGGTTCAAGTCTTACTGAAAGGCGACTTCGAGACCGCTCACCTTGACGGGGACAACAGCAAAATCCTGCCGACAGACACGATGAAGAACACCGTCTACTCCCTCGCGCGAACTTCAAAGGCAACCGCCATGGAGGACTACGCCAAAGAGCTGGTCGACTTCCTGCTAGGACGAAATCCGCAGGTCTCCTCCGCCTCGGTCCGCATCGAAAGCATCATGTGGAAGCGCCTTACCGTTGACGGTGAACCACATCCCAGCGCCTTCATGCGTGGCAGCGGCGAACTTCAAACAACCAGTGTAGAACGCGCGCAGGGCGGCAACTTTCACATCCTCTCGGGCCTCGACAACCTCGTCCTGCTCAAGACTGCAAACTCCGGCTTCGAAGGATACATCAAAGACTCGCTCACCACCCTGTCCGAGACCAAAGATCGCCTCTTCGGAACCGCCGTCACCGCTGAGTGGCACTACACCTCACCCGATCTGGACTTCGACGCAGTACGCACAAACCTTCGCGAGGCCATGCTGCGCACCTTCGCCAACCACAACAGCAAGTCCGTACAACAGACTCTCTACGCCATGGCAGAGAGCGCGCTCGAAGCCGTCCCTGCAATCAACGAGATCGAGATCACCATGCCCAACAAGCACTGCCTCCTCGTCGACCTCTCCCGCTTCAACCAGGACAATCCAAACGAGATCTTCGTCCCCACCGACGAACCCCACGGATACATCGAGGCGCGCGTCCGCCGCAAATCGTGA
- a CDS encoding allantoate amidohydrolase, which yields MTGTKRDCATRIIARCREIATHTEVPGEITRRFLTPPMHAVHALLRQWMEAAGMTVHVDAIGNLRGLLQSPVPNAPRLIIGSHLDTVPNAGAFDGILGVILGIAVVEESREHRLPFSLEVIGFSEEEGVRFSKAFLGSLAVVGKLDPETLQRTDPDGVSIAEAIRHYGLDPANLPAAVLSRDAFAYLEFHIEQGPILESVGASLGVVEALVGQTRLQLLFEGQANHAGTTPMHLRHDAMAAAAEWIVSVEAYATAHEGLVATVGKLDAFPGAGNVIACRVKTSLDIRHADDNTRHAAVDALTQIAKKAAAKRGVTLTLITEMEQSAVPLDPRVTALLQSAAANAGFPSNRMTSGAGHDAMILAPTIPSAMLFLRSPGGLSHHPDEAVLPQDVEAALSTAMEFLALLSDDKTKDSHA from the coding sequence ATGACAGGCACAAAAAGAGATTGCGCCACTCGCATCATCGCTCGCTGCCGCGAGATCGCCACTCACACCGAAGTCCCCGGTGAGATCACCCGTCGCTTCCTTACCCCTCCCATGCACGCCGTCCACGCGCTACTGCGACAGTGGATGGAGGCCGCCGGAATGACGGTACACGTCGACGCCATCGGCAACCTTCGCGGACTTTTGCAGTCTCCTGTCCCGAACGCCCCTCGCCTGATCATCGGCTCGCACCTCGACACCGTACCCAACGCCGGAGCCTTCGACGGCATCCTCGGGGTCATCCTTGGCATCGCCGTCGTCGAAGAATCACGAGAACACCGGCTTCCCTTCTCCCTCGAAGTCATCGGCTTTTCAGAGGAGGAAGGTGTCCGCTTCAGCAAAGCCTTCCTCGGCAGCCTCGCCGTTGTAGGAAAGCTCGATCCAGAGACACTGCAGCGCACGGATCCAGATGGCGTAAGCATCGCAGAAGCCATACGCCACTACGGCCTAGATCCCGCAAACCTTCCCGCAGCAGTCTTATCCCGCGACGCCTTCGCTTATCTCGAGTTTCACATAGAACAGGGCCCCATTCTGGAGAGCGTGGGCGCATCACTCGGCGTCGTCGAGGCACTCGTAGGACAGACCCGCCTGCAACTCCTCTTCGAAGGACAGGCAAACCACGCCGGAACCACTCCAATGCACCTGCGACACGACGCAATGGCCGCCGCAGCCGAATGGATCGTCTCCGTCGAGGCCTACGCCACCGCTCACGAAGGCCTCGTCGCAACAGTCGGCAAGCTGGACGCCTTCCCCGGCGCTGGAAATGTCATCGCCTGCAGAGTAAAGACGTCGCTCGACATCCGCCACGCAGACGACAACACACGCCACGCTGCGGTCGACGCTCTGACGCAAATCGCAAAGAAAGCAGCAGCCAAACGCGGCGTAACCCTCACACTCATCACCGAGATGGAGCAGTCCGCTGTCCCGCTCGACCCCCGTGTCACAGCCTTACTGCAAAGCGCCGCCGCAAACGCTGGCTTCCCCAGCAACAGAATGACCAGCGGAGCCGGCCACGATGCGATGATCCTCGCCCCAACCATCCCCTCGGCGATGCTCTTCCTCCGCAGCCCCGGTGGACTCAGTCACCACCCCGACGAAGCCGTACTCCCACAGGACGTAGAAGCCGCACTCTCAACTGCAATGGAGTTCCTCGCGCTCCTGAGCGATGATAAA